Proteins encoded by one window of Candidatus Hydrogenedentota bacterium:
- a CDS encoding prepilin-type N-terminal cleavage/methylation domain-containing protein → MKSNSGFTLIELILVTVIIGILAGMITANYSGRVRETQIRAAKGDIATLSTQVDLFALDNNDSYPKTLNDLVTGKRRYIRELKMDPWGNPYIYKPPTDILLADYDIYSAGPDGIPDNEDDVTSSSPLP, encoded by the coding sequence ATGAAATCGAACAGTGGCTTTACGTTAATAGAATTGATTCTTGTCACGGTGATTATCGGCATCCTCGCCGGTATGATTACCGCGAATTACAGCGGCCGTGTCAGAGAGACACAGATCCGCGCTGCAAAAGGCGACATCGCTACTCTGAGCACCCAAGTGGATCTTTTTGCTTTGGACAATAACGACAGTTATCCGAAAACGCTCAATGATCTTGTTACGGGTAAACGGCGCTATATCCGCGAGTTAAAAATGGATCCTTGGGGCAATCCTTATATTTACAAGCCTCCGACAGATATCCTCCTCGCTGATTACGACATTTATTCTGCCGGTCCCGACGGTATTCCCGATAATGAGGATGACGTGACCTCCAGCTCGCCGCTGCCTTGA
- a CDS encoding aminotransferase class I/II-fold pyridoxal phosphate-dependent enzyme, whose product MIPRRWVHVDPGEYAQVLRWIKNPPNDDKEPVHAFEDSVTSILGLPGVAAVNSGRQALRLILEYFKIGAGDEMIVPAYTLNEMLTDVQAMGITLVPADLDTDTFNITTRSVAQRITSKTKAILALHIFGAPCDIEGLRELATRRGLYLIEDCAHALGSTVFGRSTGFWGDAAFFSLETTKTVNTYGGGLVVSHDPELLKQAREFNLSQPEGNQSLLKKMKAVRSEQRMFRYRLAYPPLFMLASPRLQPLMNRLYRGSQKKRKGQERYSAVQARLGLNKLHSLAERLTLRYQRAGLLNSLLIRDIHPQRILAGTESTNYFYVVCLPCPAAPIRRQLLYQGIDAGVGNEIMDNCARQLGYEDCTNTDTILERAIALPMFDGIKEKACEQVAKTLNQLVSRIQDRSGR is encoded by the coding sequence ATGATACCGAGACGTTGGGTACATGTGGATCCGGGTGAATATGCGCAAGTACTCCGATGGATAAAAAATCCGCCCAATGACGATAAAGAACCCGTCCACGCTTTTGAAGATAGCGTCACCAGTATACTCGGATTACCCGGCGTCGCCGCAGTTAATTCCGGACGCCAAGCGCTGCGTTTAATCCTAGAATATTTCAAAATCGGTGCCGGCGATGAAATGATCGTTCCCGCCTATACGCTGAACGAGATGTTGACCGATGTTCAAGCCATGGGCATTACCCTAGTCCCAGCAGACCTTGACACCGACACCTTCAACATCACAACGCGCTCCGTCGCACAGCGGATCACCTCAAAAACAAAAGCCATCCTCGCACTCCATATTTTTGGCGCCCCTTGCGATATCGAAGGGCTTCGTGAACTCGCCACTCGACGGGGACTCTATTTAATAGAAGACTGTGCCCACGCATTGGGTTCAACCGTTTTTGGACGATCAACCGGATTTTGGGGAGATGCCGCGTTTTTCAGCTTGGAAACTACCAAAACAGTCAACACCTATGGCGGCGGACTCGTTGTATCCCATGACCCGGAACTCCTTAAGCAGGCAAGAGAATTCAATCTGTCTCAGCCCGAAGGGAATCAGTCCCTTCTCAAAAAGATGAAAGCCGTTCGTTCTGAACAACGGATGTTTCGATACAGACTCGCCTATCCCCCCTTGTTCATGTTAGCGTCACCGCGCTTACAGCCGCTCATGAATCGCCTCTATCGGGGCTCCCAAAAAAAACGTAAAGGACAGGAACGCTACAGTGCCGTACAGGCAAGATTGGGGCTCAACAAACTACACTCGCTCGCAGAACGACTCACCCTGCGCTATCAACGGGCAGGACTATTGAACTCATTGCTGATCCGTGACATCCATCCGCAGCGGATCTTGGCGGGAACAGAATCTACAAATTATTTTTATGTCGTATGTCTGCCCTGTCCCGCAGCGCCCATACGCCGGCAACTACTGTATCAAGGAATTGATGCCGGTGTGGGCAACGAAATTATGGACAATTGCGCGCGACAGCTCGGATATGAGGATTGCACAAACACCGACACCATTTTGGAACGTGCCATCGCCCTGCCCATGTTCGACGGGATCAAAGAGAAAGCCTGTGAGCAGGTAGCAAAAACACTGAACCAACTTGTAAGCCGTATTCAAGATCGCTCCGGGCGCTGA
- a CDS encoding prepilin-type N-terminal cleavage/methylation domain-containing protein: MNHVSHHIPGGRSAFTLLELLVVVVIIGAISMTIVPVYVGSMNGIEMRNARNDLLSAIIYAQEMAVRESREYRVVVNMKENLYYLEYLAGLEKEEKVFERATPPLNEKRHLPQFLTISKVKGRQNKGTREHYIRCLPNGASDQASIELTDERSRNSHYVVEVSGPLGQVSLKEKR, translated from the coding sequence GTGAACCATGTTTCGCACCATATTCCGGGCGGGCGGTCCGCGTTTACGCTTTTGGAACTGCTCGTCGTGGTCGTCATTATCGGTGCCATTTCAATGACCATTGTGCCGGTCTATGTGGGGTCCATGAACGGGATTGAAATGCGCAATGCGCGCAACGATCTTCTCTCCGCTATTATCTACGCGCAGGAGATGGCTGTTCGTGAGTCTCGGGAATACCGTGTTGTCGTCAACATGAAGGAAAACCTGTATTACCTTGAATACCTCGCCGGGCTGGAGAAGGAAGAAAAAGTTTTTGAGCGAGCGACCCCGCCCTTAAACGAGAAACGGCATTTGCCGCAATTTTTGACGATTTCGAAGGTCAAGGGGCGGCAAAACAAAGGGACACGGGAACATTATATTCGCTGTCTGCCCAATGGCGCGAGCGACCAGGCGAGTATTGAGCTGACCGATGAACGGAGTCGTAACAGTCATTATGTGGTGGAGGTATCGGGACCTTTGGGGCAGGTGTCTCTTAAGGAGAAACGCTGA
- the recJ gene encoding single-stranded-DNA-specific exonuclease RecJ produces the protein MSFAAATYRWILPSFDHEQAEALSQELGIPPIIVHLLAQRNLRSASAIKDFLNPSLAQLTNPFDLTGMHEAVNRILVARKRQESVLIFGDYDVDGISASVILERGLRRFGLNRIHCDMPDRFAEGYGLSPEHVRAAKDQDVNLIITVDNGISAHEAAQCASDLGLDLIVTDHHSLEKELPAAVAVINPKQDDPTHPAHMLAGAGVALKVATALNGTPHDLDIAALGTVSDIVPLLAENRVIVALGIRHMIKHQRIGLKSLAKAGHFNIAEVSSQKISFQLGPRLNAAGRLETGHKAWQLLMTEREDEADALAEELDETNEKRRGIEQRIFEEAEEILAAFWNDEQRSIVLAEKNWHQGVIGIVASRMQARYFLPVIICCLGDDGLFHGSARGNVGFNMVEALEACSEHLITFGGHVAAAGLTLAPEAIDAFRDAFEKEARRQLGSKKTEPILNVHACIALSQIDRDFMRQIHKLEPFGQSNPEPLFCTVGVSVVPQSMHLLNEQHLKFMVRQGDTVFTALAFGMAERFYTEEFPEKLDIVFSPFVNTFRGETSIQLTIKDMCAAR, from the coding sequence ATGAGTTTTGCTGCCGCCACCTACCGTTGGATCCTTCCTTCCTTTGATCATGAACAAGCCGAGGCGTTAAGCCAAGAATTGGGCATTCCGCCGATTATTGTTCATCTGCTGGCGCAGCGGAATTTACGCTCCGCCTCGGCAATAAAAGACTTTTTAAACCCGTCCCTGGCACAATTGACCAATCCCTTTGACTTGACAGGGATGCATGAGGCTGTAAATCGGATTCTTGTCGCTCGGAAGCGGCAGGAGTCCGTATTAATTTTTGGCGACTATGATGTGGACGGTATCAGTGCCTCTGTCATTTTGGAACGGGGACTGCGACGCTTCGGTCTTAACCGGATTCACTGTGACATGCCCGATCGTTTCGCTGAAGGCTATGGGCTTTCGCCCGAACATGTCCGTGCTGCAAAAGACCAAGATGTAAATCTTATCATCACGGTGGACAATGGAATCAGCGCCCATGAAGCGGCGCAATGCGCCAGTGATCTTGGGCTGGATCTCATTGTTACGGATCATCATAGCTTAGAAAAGGAATTGCCCGCCGCTGTGGCGGTGATTAATCCGAAACAAGATGATCCGACCCATCCCGCCCACATGCTCGCCGGCGCAGGCGTTGCTTTAAAAGTGGCGACAGCACTCAACGGCACTCCCCACGATCTGGATATTGCCGCCTTGGGTACCGTGTCAGATATTGTGCCGCTCCTTGCGGAGAATCGCGTCATTGTTGCCCTTGGCATTCGACACATGATCAAGCATCAGCGTATAGGTCTCAAAAGTCTTGCAAAGGCGGGTCATTTTAATATTGCCGAAGTAAGTTCTCAAAAAATTTCTTTTCAGCTGGGACCTCGATTGAATGCCGCAGGACGCCTAGAGACCGGGCATAAAGCGTGGCAACTATTGATGACGGAGCGTGAAGATGAAGCCGATGCGCTTGCCGAAGAGCTGGACGAAACCAATGAAAAACGACGAGGTATTGAACAGCGTATTTTTGAAGAAGCCGAAGAGATTCTCGCCGCCTTTTGGAATGATGAGCAACGCTCCATTGTGCTGGCGGAAAAAAACTGGCATCAAGGGGTGATCGGTATTGTAGCTTCACGTATGCAGGCCCGTTATTTTCTTCCGGTGATCATTTGCTGTCTCGGAGATGATGGCTTATTTCATGGCTCAGCACGAGGCAATGTGGGCTTCAACATGGTTGAAGCATTGGAAGCATGTTCCGAGCATTTAATCACTTTCGGAGGACATGTTGCCGCGGCAGGATTGACCCTTGCACCCGAAGCCATTGACGCCTTTCGTGATGCCTTTGAAAAAGAAGCACGCCGTCAGCTTGGTTCAAAAAAGACCGAACCTATATTGAATGTCCATGCGTGCATTGCTTTGAGTCAAATCGACCGCGATTTCATGAGGCAGATCCACAAATTGGAGCCTTTTGGGCAGAGTAATCCGGAGCCTTTATTCTGTACAGTCGGCGTAAGCGTTGTACCCCAATCCATGCACCTATTGAATGAACAACACCTCAAATTTATGGTGCGCCAAGGGGATACTGTATTTACAGCGTTGGCATTTGGCATGGCGGAACGCTTTTATACG
- a CDS encoding prepilin-type N-terminal cleavage/methylation domain-containing protein yields the protein MIPACYNRKTAVPIAAWRAGFTLVELLVATILLSTVLSSVYLLAHASLRAWSVTEGGFDVYREARSAFTLFGHEYNNMTARAGHLFEGDDRSITMFVIAQPMDLDEGEGRRLMQVRYSYNRNKRTLERSEALVQTALPKRPSDPKKFDRGRVKVGRAFKEVIAENVTRFKIRYIWVPAPENVKDDEAPRIIPPIYTDRHHNLWGLPQGVELTITFRDPEDRKQTYTLKSTFPTRGGAHRMQKSALEKMIFEEN from the coding sequence GTGATCCCGGCGTGTTACAACAGAAAGACTGCAGTACCCATTGCCGCATGGCGTGCAGGCTTTACGCTGGTGGAATTGCTGGTGGCGACCATCCTATTAAGCACGGTTCTTTCCTCCGTGTATTTGCTCGCCCATGCTTCGTTGCGCGCATGGAGCGTAACGGAAGGCGGTTTCGATGTGTATCGGGAAGCGCGCAGTGCCTTCACCCTTTTCGGTCATGAATACAATAACATGACTGCCCGTGCCGGCCATCTTTTTGAAGGTGACGATCGATCCATTACGATGTTTGTGATTGCTCAGCCCATGGATTTGGATGAAGGTGAAGGGCGTCGGCTCATGCAGGTACGCTACAGCTACAACCGCAACAAACGCACCTTGGAACGGAGTGAGGCTTTGGTTCAGACTGCCTTACCGAAGCGCCCGTCTGACCCCAAGAAGTTTGATCGTGGCCGTGTTAAGGTGGGCCGTGCTTTTAAGGAGGTCATCGCTGAAAATGTGACGCGCTTCAAGATTCGCTATATTTGGGTTCCTGCGCCCGAGAATGTGAAGGACGACGAAGCGCCCCGTATTATTCCGCCTATTTATACGGATCGTCATCACAATTTATGGGGCTTGCCGCAGGGCGTTGAGTTGACCATAACTTTTCGTGATCCGGAAGATCGGAAGCAGACCTACACCCTCAAATCCACTTTTCCCACGCGGGGCGGTGCCCACCGCATGCAGAAAAGTGCGTTGGAGAAAATGATTTTTGAAGAGAATTAA
- a CDS encoding (d)CMP kinase has protein sequence MTTSQKQHCGTQIVAVDGPAGAGKSSVSRQTARELGFAFLDTGAMYRAATWLALTQGVPLDDAEALEASTRAMALELREEADCLRVFVSGREITDAIRSEEVTRSIFHLDQIPGVRRHLVSLQREFGCRRPTVAEGRDIGTVVFPQARCKIYLDADPACRAQRRARQLETMGKLVDFSRLLAEIKERDAHNLNRADSPLRKADDAIVVDTTFLSFEAVVAELVRLAQERL, from the coding sequence ATGACAACTTCACAAAAACAACATTGCGGCACACAAATTGTTGCCGTTGATGGTCCCGCCGGCGCCGGCAAAAGCAGTGTATCCCGTCAAACAGCGCGCGAATTGGGTTTTGCTTTTTTAGATACAGGCGCCATGTACCGTGCCGCCACATGGTTGGCACTGACGCAAGGCGTGCCACTGGACGACGCGGAAGCGCTGGAAGCGTCCACCCGTGCCATGGCATTGGAGCTGCGCGAGGAAGCGGATTGTTTGCGGGTTTTTGTGTCGGGTCGGGAAATAACCGATGCTATCCGGAGTGAAGAAGTAACACGCTCGATCTTTCATTTGGATCAAATTCCCGGAGTACGCCGTCATCTGGTATCCTTACAGCGTGAATTTGGCTGTCGTCGTCCCACAGTGGCGGAAGGGCGCGATATTGGTACTGTTGTGTTTCCGCAAGCGCGCTGTAAAATTTATCTCGATGCAGATCCGGCGTGTCGTGCCCAACGGCGCGCTCGACAATTGGAGACAATGGGCAAATTAGTGGATTTCTCTCGGCTCTTAGCAGAAATAAAGGAACGGGACGCTCATAATCTAAACCGGGCTGATTCTCCGCTTCGCAAGGCTGATGATGCTATTGTTGTAGATACAACTTTTCTTTCTTTTGAAGCTGTTGTCGCGGAATTGGTTCGTTTGGCGCAGGAACGGCTATGA
- a CDS encoding pilus assembly protein PilM translates to MARKSAYTSIFLLDARGIAVLRAKLVGGKVSEVAWHQREGEWADTESLSAALAEFVSEKELKDDSCYLILPRRDVTTRFLTLPSHDAEEIAGMVRFSAEEYVPYTVEELIIDQCVLNPLESGESKVLAALAHHEIVERHITLFSEAGLHAEKIFLSTACMMSLNTFAPPEGRFALVSLDVGGIEITVFEERMPVFSRGIVSAQDWAMLAEDPEHGRGSGLLDAGGTEELASELRGSLSAYRRESADGLGVDDIYVACPYAQMDKFCVALSEQTGKNCQPAAFALDLLDRAEAAALPGIPLACIGALCEIMGKAPATLNLLPVSETKARRIQGMQRLALRGAVFALIICIVLGGLYFLAFQQRRQMIRELEARISVIEPNARGIAEKREALNILRRQVDRKGSILEQIARIVDAAPEGRVNFSRLSLHRNDGIGLWGRAKAVTDVAQFTQNIRSSADQYLEFFARARSLYEQQTMEQGTQVFAYQIEVSALEEGEDGF, encoded by the coding sequence TTGGCTCGTAAATCAGCTTATACCAGTATATTTTTGTTGGATGCGCGGGGCATTGCCGTGCTGCGCGCGAAACTCGTCGGCGGCAAAGTCAGTGAAGTGGCTTGGCATCAGCGTGAAGGAGAGTGGGCCGACACAGAATCCCTGTCCGCTGCACTTGCCGAATTCGTATCTGAAAAGGAGCTCAAGGACGACAGCTGTTATCTGATCCTGCCGAGGCGGGACGTGACCACGCGCTTCCTGACGCTGCCTTCTCATGATGCGGAAGAAATTGCAGGCATGGTGCGTTTCAGCGCGGAAGAATATGTGCCCTACACGGTGGAAGAGTTGATTATTGACCAATGCGTCTTGAATCCTCTTGAAAGCGGCGAATCCAAAGTGCTTGCGGCACTGGCGCATCATGAAATTGTGGAACGTCATATTACGCTTTTTTCCGAAGCGGGCTTACACGCCGAAAAGATATTTTTAAGCACAGCCTGCATGATGTCTTTGAACACCTTCGCTCCTCCTGAAGGCCGCTTCGCCCTGGTCAGTTTAGATGTGGGCGGTATTGAAATCACCGTCTTCGAAGAGCGGATGCCCGTATTCAGCCGCGGCATTGTATCCGCGCAAGACTGGGCGATGCTGGCGGAAGATCCCGAGCACGGCCGCGGTTCAGGGCTTCTCGATGCAGGGGGCACGGAAGAACTTGCCTCAGAGCTGCGTGGTTCCTTATCTGCCTACCGCCGAGAATCGGCGGACGGTCTCGGCGTTGATGATATCTATGTTGCCTGTCCCTACGCACAGATGGATAAATTCTGTGTTGCCCTCTCCGAACAAACAGGGAAGAACTGTCAGCCTGCCGCCTTTGCTTTGGACTTGCTTGATCGTGCCGAAGCGGCGGCGCTGCCCGGTATTCCCTTAGCCTGCATCGGCGCGCTCTGCGAAATTATGGGGAAGGCGCCTGCCACGCTCAATTTGCTGCCCGTGAGCGAAACGAAAGCGCGCCGTATCCAAGGTATGCAGCGTCTGGCACTACGGGGTGCTGTCTTCGCTCTCATCATTTGCATTGTTTTGGGCGGTCTTTATTTTCTCGCTTTCCAGCAGCGCCGTCAAATGATTCGGGAATTGGAAGCGCGCATCAGCGTTATAGAACCGAACGCACGGGGCATCGCGGAAAAAAGGGAGGCCCTCAACATCTTGCGTCGACAGGTCGACCGTAAAGGCTCGATCCTCGAGCAAATCGCCCGTATCGTAGACGCAGCGCCGGAGGGCAGGGTCAATTTCAGCCGTTTAAGTTTGCACCGCAACGATGGTATCGGCTTATGGGGCCGCGCCAAGGCGGTGACTGATGTGGCGCAATTCACCCAGAATATCCGCAGCTCCGCCGATCAATATCTGGAGTTTTTTGCCCGGGCGCGCAGCCTGTATGAACAACAAACCATGGAACAGGGCACCCAGGTATTCGCCTATCAGATCGAGGTTTCCGCCCTTGAGGAGGGTGAAGATGGGTTCTAA